In Pseudomonas sp. LRP2-20, the genomic window CTGGCCGGCCGTATCCTTGCCGCCTTCCCGGAGCAACTGGGCGCAGAGAAGCAAGTAGGCGATCACCTGGCGGAACTGGGCCAGCTGGCTACCACCCCTGAAGCCAACATCATCAAGCTGCCGAACATCAGCGCCTCGGTACCGCAGCTCAAGGCCGCGATCAAGGAACTGCAAGGCAAGGGCTTCAACATCCCTGACTACGCCGACGAGCCGTCCACCGAGGCCGAGAAAGAGTCCCGCGCCCGCTACGACCGCATCAAGGGCTCCGCCGTGAACCCGGTGCTGCGCGAAGGCAACTCCGACCGCCGCGCGCCGCTGTCGGTCAAGAACTACGCCCGCAAGCACCCGCACAAGATGGGCGCCTGGGCCGCCGACTCCAAGTCGCACGTTGCCCACATGAACAACGGCGACTTCTACGGCAGCGAAAAAGCCGCGCTGATCGAAGCTGACGACAGCCTGCGCATCGAGCTGGTCGGCAAAGATGGCAGCACCACCGTGCTGAAAGCCAAGACTGCCGTCAAAGCTGCCGAAATCGTCGACTGCGCCACCATGAGCCGCAAGGCCCTGAAAGCCTTCATCGCCGAGCAGATCGCCGATGCCAAGGCCTCCGGCGTGCTGCTGTCGGTGCACCTGAAAGCCACCATGATGAAGGTTTCCGACCCGATCATGTTCGGCGTCATCGTCGAAGAATTCTACAACGACGTACTGGTCAAGCACGCTGCAGCCCTGGCTGAAGTAGGCTTCAACGCCAACAACGGCATCGGCGACCTGTACGCCCGCATCAAGGACCTGCCAGCCGACAAGCAGGCCGAAATCGAAGCCGACATCCAGGCCCTGTACGCCGAGCGTCCAGCCCTGGCCATGGTCAACTCCGACAAGGGCATCACCAACCTGCACGTGCCGAGCGACGTCATCGTCGACGCCTCGATGCCAGCGATGATCCGCGACTCGGGCAAGATGTGGAACACTGCAGGTGAACTGCAGGATGCCAAGGCGATCATCCCGGATCGCTGCTACGCCGGCATCTACCAGGCCACCATCGAAGACTGCAAGGCCAACGGCGCCTTCGACCCGACCACCATGGGCAGCGTGCCGAACGTTGGCCTGATGGCACAGAAAGCCGAAGAGTACGGCTCCCACGACAAGACCTTCCAGATCCAGGCCGACGGCGTGGTGCGCGTGGTCGATGGCAAGGGCAAGGTCGTTCTGGAGCAGAACGTCGAAGCCGGTGACATCTTCCGCATGTGCCAGACCAAAGACGCGCCGATCCAGGACTGGGTCAAGCTGGCCGTCAACCGTGCCCGCCTGAGCAACACCCCGGCGGTGTTCTGGCTGGACCCGGCCCGCGCCCACGACGGCGTGATGATCGAGAAGGTGCAGAAGTACCTGAAGGATCACGACACTACCGGCCTGGACATCCGCGTCCTGGCGCCGGTCGACGCCATCAAGTTCTCCCTGGCCCGCATCCGCGAAGGCAAGGACACCATTTCGGTGACCGGCAACGTGCTGCGCGACTACCTGACCGACCTGTTCCCGATCATGGAGCTGGGCACCAGCGCCAAGATGCTGTCGATCGTGCCGCTGATGAACGGCGGTGGCCTGTTCGAAACCGGCGCCGGTGGTTCGGCACCGAAGCACGTGCAGCAGCTGGTGGAAGAGAACTTCCTGCGTTGGGACTCGCTGGGTGAATTCCTGGCCCTGGCTGCTTCCCTGGAGCACCTGGGCAACACCTACGACAACCCGCGCGCCAAGGTCCTGGCCAACACCCTGGACCAGGCCACTGGCAAGTTCCTCGACACCAACAAGTCGCCTTCGCGCAAAGTCGGTGGTATCGACAACCGCGGCAGCCACTTCTACCTGACCCTGTACTGGGCCCAGGCCCTGGCTGCCCAGAGCGACGACGCCGCCCTGCAGGCACGCTTCGCCCCACTGGCCAAGACCCTGACCGAGAACGAGGAGACCATCGTCGCCGAGCTCAACGCCGTTCAGGGCAAGCCGGCCGACATCGGTGGCTACTACGCCCCGGATGCCGCGCTGACCGCCAAGGTGATGCGCCCAAGCCAGACCCTGAACAGCGCAATTGCTGCCCTGTAAGGTTCGCTTGATGTAACAGCACAAACCCCGGCCACGCACCGGGGTTTGTGCTTTCTGGGATTAGGGCTGCTGCGCAGCCCTTCGCGGGCAAGCCCGCTCCCACAGGAAAGGTGCAGACACCGAGACCTGCACGGTACCTGTGGGAGCGGGCTTGCCCGCGAAGGGCCGCAAAGCGGTCCCGGCAATCTGAAAGGACACCGCACATGACCTGGCAACCCCACATCACCGTCGCCACCATCGTCGAAGACCAAGGCAAGTTCCTCTTCGTCGAAGAATTCAAGGCAGGCCAGCACGTCTTCAACCAGCCCGCCGGCCACCTCGAACCCAACGAGACCCTGCCCCAGGCCGCCCTGCGCGAAACCCTGGAAGAGACCGCCTGGGAAGTCGAACTCACCGGCGTGGTCGGCATCTACCTGTATACCGCCCCGAGCAACGGCGTGACCTACCAGCGCATCTGCTTCGCCGCCCGCCCTGTGCGCCACCATGCCGACCTGGCCCTGGACAGCGACATCGTCCGCGCCGTGTGGCTGACCCGCGACGAACTGCTGGCCGACCCCGCCCGCTGGCGCAGCGAGCTGGTGCCACGCTGCCTCGATGACTACCTGAAAGGCCCGCTGCACAGCCTCGACCTGCTACGCGACTGACGCGCCGCGCCGGTTTTGATAGAATCGGCGTTTTTCCCCCTTGATACACACCGGTACCCATGACCAGCCCAGCACTCAAAGACCCCGCCAAGACCCGCGTCATCGTCGGCATGTCCGGCGGCGTGGACTCTTCCGTCTCCGCCCTTTTGCTCATGGAGCAGGGCTACCAGGTGGAAGGGCTGTTCATGAAGAACTGGGAAGAAGACGACGGCACCGAATACTGCACTGCCCGTGAAGACCTGGCCGACGCCCAGGCCGTGTGCGACCGCATCGGCATCAAGCTGCACACCGCCAACTTCGCCGCCGAATACTGGGACAACGTGTTCGAGCACTTCCTCGAGGAATACAAGGCCGGCCGCACGCCCAACCCGGACATCCTCTGCAACCGCGAAATCAAGTTCAAGGCATTCCTCGACTACGCCCTGTCGCTGGGTGCCGACCTGATCGCCACCGGCCACTACGTGCGCCGCCGCGACACCGGCGC contains:
- a CDS encoding NADP-dependent isocitrate dehydrogenase, whose product is MPTRSKIIYTFTDEAPALATYSLLPIVEAFTASADIAVETRDISLAGRILAAFPEQLGAEKQVGDHLAELGQLATTPEANIIKLPNISASVPQLKAAIKELQGKGFNIPDYADEPSTEAEKESRARYDRIKGSAVNPVLREGNSDRRAPLSVKNYARKHPHKMGAWAADSKSHVAHMNNGDFYGSEKAALIEADDSLRIELVGKDGSTTVLKAKTAVKAAEIVDCATMSRKALKAFIAEQIADAKASGVLLSVHLKATMMKVSDPIMFGVIVEEFYNDVLVKHAAALAEVGFNANNGIGDLYARIKDLPADKQAEIEADIQALYAERPALAMVNSDKGITNLHVPSDVIVDASMPAMIRDSGKMWNTAGELQDAKAIIPDRCYAGIYQATIEDCKANGAFDPTTMGSVPNVGLMAQKAEEYGSHDKTFQIQADGVVRVVDGKGKVVLEQNVEAGDIFRMCQTKDAPIQDWVKLAVNRARLSNTPAVFWLDPARAHDGVMIEKVQKYLKDHDTTGLDIRVLAPVDAIKFSLARIREGKDTISVTGNVLRDYLTDLFPIMELGTSAKMLSIVPLMNGGGLFETGAGGSAPKHVQQLVEENFLRWDSLGEFLALAASLEHLGNTYDNPRAKVLANTLDQATGKFLDTNKSPSRKVGGIDNRGSHFYLTLYWAQALAAQSDDAALQARFAPLAKTLTENEETIVAELNAVQGKPADIGGYYAPDAALTAKVMRPSQTLNSAIAAL
- a CDS encoding NUDIX hydrolase — translated: MTWQPHITVATIVEDQGKFLFVEEFKAGQHVFNQPAGHLEPNETLPQAALRETLEETAWEVELTGVVGIYLYTAPSNGVTYQRICFAARPVRHHADLALDSDIVRAVWLTRDELLADPARWRSELVPRCLDDYLKGPLHSLDLLRD